A portion of the Chloroflexaceae bacterium genome contains these proteins:
- a CDS encoding glutamine synthetase family protein, with product MSTQLRDFLEIPYDQLEELNLEAKAQRLRRVPSDAIREERMRYLNDEKRIKAVTVCFADLEGRLHMLDYDKKFLLKSADNLTFDGSSIRGFSVQSESDLRLAIDWPAFYWLPADVFGPGKVLVFGEVRAHDGSPYEADLRTRLRLYTTDLFEREGLTCNVASEIEGFLFQGRNAEQHYRDTGEFKFVSTGGYYHSLPGDPLRTFIDTCAEAQRAMGFANEKDHPEVAPSQFEMNYGYTEATIAADQILLYKLICRQVASRLDMTASFLPKPVTGVNGNGMHTNLSVARADENLFYDPRGEEQLSAFAWSFVDRILHHAREMCLVLNSSVNAYRRLDPHFEAPNEIKASAVDRGAMIRIPIGNARSARIEVRAIAPDASPYMAIYTLLRTGLEGHAPSSHLRAGGEFLPDNIYDAIACFRESALMASLLGVDVRDKYADLKLTVADRCPRKLGTLIKRAEVQFHHEVTNQYLWSRF from the coding sequence ATGTCCACCCAACTGCGCGATTTCCTGGAGATCCCCTACGACCAGCTCGAAGAACTCAACCTGGAGGCCAAGGCGCAGCGCCTGCGCCGCGTGCCTTCTGACGCCATTCGCGAAGAACGGATGCGCTACCTGAACGATGAGAAGCGCATCAAGGCGGTGACGGTCTGCTTCGCCGACCTCGAGGGCCGGCTGCATATGCTGGACTACGACAAGAAGTTCCTGCTCAAGTCAGCCGATAATCTGACCTTCGACGGCTCCTCCATCCGCGGCTTCTCGGTGCAGTCCGAGTCCGATCTGCGGCTGGCGATTGACTGGCCGGCCTTCTACTGGCTGCCCGCCGATGTCTTCGGTCCCGGCAAGGTGCTGGTCTTCGGCGAAGTGCGCGCGCACGACGGCTCGCCCTACGAGGCCGATCTGCGCACCCGGCTGCGGCTCTATACTACCGACCTCTTCGAGCGCGAAGGGCTGACCTGTAACGTTGCCAGCGAAATCGAGGGCTTTCTGTTCCAGGGACGCAACGCCGAACAGCACTATCGTGATACCGGCGAGTTCAAGTTCGTCAGCACGGGCGGGTACTACCACTCGCTGCCGGGCGATCCGCTGCGCACCTTCATTGACACATGCGCCGAGGCGCAGCGCGCCATGGGCTTCGCCAACGAGAAGGATCACCCCGAGGTCGCCCCCTCGCAGTTCGAGATGAACTACGGATACACTGAGGCGACCATCGCCGCTGATCAGATCCTGCTCTACAAACTGATCTGCCGGCAGGTCGCCAGCCGCCTCGACATGACCGCCAGTTTTTTGCCCAAACCGGTGACAGGCGTCAATGGCAACGGCATGCACACCAACCTCTCCGTGGCCCGCGCCGACGAGAATCTGTTCTACGACCCTCGCGGCGAGGAACAGCTTTCCGCCTTTGCCTGGAGCTTCGTTGACCGCATCCTGCACCACGCCAGGGAGATGTGTCTGGTGCTGAACTCCAGCGTCAACGCCTACCGGCGCCTCGACCCTCACTTTGAGGCCCCCAACGAGATCAAGGCCTCGGCAGTGGATCGCGGGGCGATGATCCGCATTCCGATCGGCAACGCGCGCTCGGCGCGCATCGAGGTGCGCGCCATCGCGCCCGACGCCAGTCCGTATATGGCAATTTACACGTTGCTGCGCACGGGGCTTGAAGGCCACGCCCCGTCGAGCCATTTGCGCGCCGGGGGCGAGTTCCTGCCCGATAATATCTACGACGCTATCGCCTGTTTCCGCGAGAGCGCCCTGATGGCCAGCCTGCTCGGCGTGGATGTGCGCGACAAGTACGCCGACCTGAAGCTGACTGTCGCCGATCGCTGCCCGCGCAAGCTGGGCACGCTGATCAAACGCGCTGAGGTGCAGTTCCACCACGAGGTGACCAATCAGTACCTCTGGAGCCGATTCTGA